In Sander vitreus isolate 19-12246 chromosome 4, sanVit1, whole genome shotgun sequence, the genomic stretch GCTGTCAGAACTATAAAAGCAACCATTAAACCCCAGAGCCTGCAGATTTATGTGGATATTAGACTGGCATTTCAGCCTTTTCTACAAAATGGATGTTAATCAGGATAAATCAAGAAGTATTGTGTTCATCATGACAGAACAGGCCAAAGTTTCCCCTTAACTCTGTCTTCTTCTCACCATCTTTAATACAGAGCTCCTTGCTTTCGTGCAATGCAGCATTCCAGGCAAGCTGAAACACGACCGTATGTGTTTGCCTGTCTGAGGGAAGCAGTTAAACTGGGTGGATGCAAGGTAATGGGTCACACACATAGAATTCTGTAACTTAAGAGTGCAAAAAATGAAGTGTAAATTGTGTTAAACTCATGTCACTTCCTGGTATATATTTTGAGGTAAAGTTTAGAGCATGTTGCTTTTACATAATTGAAATATTTTTCCCAAATGGGCACTGCTCTGAATTAAAACCAGTTCTATGATGTGcaaattctttttttacaatcagtcccgcacttaaaaaaaatactaaatgaaGTGATTTGCATAAAAGCACAGTTTTTATGGCATTCTCCATCAGGAGCTTCACTCAAACAGGGAATAAACAACACGCCTACAGAAACATCCCTTTGAAGGAAAAGCAAAGACGGTATCAGCAAACGTAAAAAGGGCTTATTACGTCTGTCATTTCCATAAAAATGTGGGTTTTGAAAGTACCCCAGGATGTGTTTATTGCTGACACATTTTCACCAGTAATAAGCCCCAAAGTTTCCAGTTGCTATAGTCAGCCAGAGGTTTTCTTAACTGGAAAAACATCAGAGAGAGTTTATGGGATTAATGACAAGAATAACTTTCAAGGTTACTGGATTTAATTGATAGTTTAGACATAAAATaactcaaaatgtttttatgtgtgaCTATCAAATTATTTAGAATTGGCTTTGGGAGGTTACTGTGTTGTTGAATGGTGTTTGTTGACACTGTTTACATGTATTACCTTATTAGTCGTCAATTTGCTCCTGCATTAGTATAACCAGTACACATTTCTGCACGTTGCACACAGTGATTGTAGTGATTTAGATCATGATGttgaaagttgttgttttttgcgaGGGAGGAGAGGGTTTGGGTTTAACATTCAGTTCCTGAGTGAAGGAGGACTATATTAGGGTGTGGACTGGCTTCAAGGCAGAAAAGGGGTGGGGTTTAACCCTGCTGCTGCATTGCTATTGGTGGACACGGGGGACAAATATGCCTGTACCTGGTGCAGGtaaacagactgacagacacagcAGGTGTGGATCAGCTGGCGGGATTTACTGCAACCCTTAATCGACCATTCTGGACAACTTGACAGCTTTTTTGCGTGTGTGGCTTTTGTACAGGTTTGTGTTGTATACTTTGTCTAACTACAGACAAGTTAGCATTTCTaggtttatttctttaaaaatatgtcAGGCACCGGGGCTTTGTTATTTTCCCTGGTAGCTTGTGCAATTCACACATCTTGCTTCGTCAAGCCGGTGAGATGCAGTCAGAGGCTGAACAGATGACCAATGTACATTTATTCAGCTGTTGCAAGCTCTGTTTTAGCTGCAGAATTAAGTCTTGGAGGGGAACCGTGAGAGCTCAAGGTTGTTGGTGATTTGAGAGTAATGGCAGTAATAGAGGGTTACATTAGTGTGGGTTTTGTCTCTACATGTTTAACAGCACCCTGCATTCATTGAGGCACAAAAGACTCCAGAAGGATGGAAAACGGTGAAAACAGGTCCTGTCTTGTGCAAGGAGAGGCCGGCCCGGCACACccttcacacactcacacatacacatacacacacacacacacacacacacacacacacacacacacacacacattgaaagaGACATGAACAACCTgctattcatgtttttgttcctTCTAACTAATCTGCAATTTCTTTCCCGACAGAAATAGAAAGAATGACATCACTGAAAGCGTGGAAGGGAATCAGCCGTGTCAACTATATGTCATTCTCCGTGACTCCTCACCGGAGGCGCCAGCACGCTTGCCACTCTAATGAAACCATCCTTGTATTCTATCCTTCATTCCACCGGAGTCTGTGTAAAGTGTCAATCAGATTTCAGTGGTTTGAAGGGTAAAACACATGGAATTTGTCATCTGGAGAGAGCTTTCCTAAGAATAAAGTCACGTTAAAGAGGGTTTTATTGGTTGCAACTTTTACAATAAAGGTGAATGTTACTCTGTGACAAAAGATCAGCTTTATTGTAtggctttttatattttttcatgtcAACCTGGTGTTGAATGCAACAGTTCTGCACAAACACTTAAAGTGGACTTCTCCTCACCTGCATTGCGACAGTAGTTCAAAAGCGCTGCACTGATTGCACTTTAGAGTTATTGCAGGATCACAGAGTGCTGGCAGCCCTCCTTTATGTCTGTCACTCACAGAGGTAGTTATGTCCTCACCCTGCCTCTCTGCCCTTGCTTCACCAAGACATGGAAATTACATAATGACTCCTAAATTCCCACATTACCACATCCACAGCAAACTCTTCAGTGTTTGTGCCAAGACATAGCTTTGTGTCCTTTAAAGTTTACTCTTCTTATAACTGCACCCAAAGAACTCACACATACATTGTCAACATTGTATTGAGTAttgaacatatttttttctctaaagAATATAGTTTTCCCATCAGGTTTTTAAAAAATTCTCTGTTGGATAATAAACCTGCCTCATTGGCATTAGCAGATTCTATTCAAAGCCTCAATTATAGCTAAATGGGCAGCTGGAAGTCATTTGACAGCTACATTGAGCCCCAAGTCACCCAGCTATAATTCTTCTACCCAATTAAGATGGAgagaacataaacaaacaaagccACATACTGTAGTGCAAGATCAACGGAGATCCATACAGACCTGTATTCAGTGTTGTTATGACAGTTTTGGTCTTTAATTATAGACAGCGAGACAATAGGTTCCCCCTGCCCACAAGTAAACCTTCTAATCAGAGCTGCAGTCAGTTATTATTTCATAACATATCTGAAAATACTTAAACAagatattttaataattgataaaaaaggagacagagaaaagaagagtaTCTTCTGCAAATCTTATCTCAAAACATAATACACCCAATACATACAAAGACAGAATGACCTATGCATGACTCACACTTTAGAAAGATTCTGTTTTTACCATCTTGGCTTCCTTTGCTGTCAGTAATCAGCTATCACAGTAGGCCTCACATAGTAGAAATACTCGTGGCTTGCTCCTGAACAGGCTTCTCATGCACTACACACCTCAGCCTGCCATTCACCTTCCTGTTAGATGCAATAATGACCACGGGGCTCAGTGCTGCATAGAGTGAGGAGAAGAATATACGCAGGTCAGAGATCAGCGAGGAAGTCATGGTCTTCCTCACAGTGAGAGTGTACACCCAAAGCCCATTATCTACCCCATAAAGAATCACATATAAGGTCACAAGTGCTACCACGGCTTTGGCAGCTCGTTGCTCGGCCCCACCACTTCCCCCACCCCCATCGCTGCTGCGGAGTCCCTTCACCTGCTGGCTGTGCTTGTAAAGGAAGACCAGGATGATCAGACTGGCTAGGGCCATGAGGGCCATGGGCACCACATCTCTGCCCACCTGGATTGCCCCATTTGCCTCTTTGGACAACTGTGAAGGAAAGCTAACAGAGCAGAATTCTACATTGATGCCATGGTCTGTTGGGCTGGAGGCATTTTTGGTGCTGAAGGAGAAGAGTATGGCTGCCGAGCTCATACAGGTGTTAGAGAGCCAGAGGAAGAGGAATAAAAATCCCAAATACTGGGCAACCAAGGTGCGGATGGAGGCCCAGCGTGATCCGGGAGAAGCAACGCTCAGACACTGGTACGCACTCAGTACAAAGGTGAGCCAAATCGAGAGGGAACGCGATGTTCTGTAGACAAAGATCACAGCCTTGCAGCCTACGTCTCCAAAGATGTTGGCCAGGCGAAAGGATGCCAGGGTCTCCAGCAGACAGCGAACACCAACCACCAGGAGGTTGACGCAGGCCAGGTGCAGGACAATGACATCAGCTGGGTGGAGGCGATTCTCCTGGTACAGCAAGAGGAGGAATGCCAGGATGATGGAAGCGTTACCCGGGACTCCCACAACAGTGAGGAACAGGTAGAGCATCCCACGGACAAACTCCTCTGATGGCATTCCTGCAGCAATAGAAAAGAGTACAAGGCAACTTTatcaatgaaataaacaaagtgTATTCAAAATGATATCAGAAAAGAATTGCTGCAGAAGTTCACACCCTGACCTGAGAACAGTTAAAGCTAGCAAAGTCTGAAGTGGACCTTGTCCTTGATCCCTCTCTTCTGAAGTAGTCAGGTTGTTTGTGCTCTTATAGTTGCAAACAGGTAACAGTTGTTGGATCTGTTTTTCATGGTACATTGACTTCTCTTCGCTCAACCTCCAATTACTTGAGATCAATTCAGATGACTGATTCTGTCCCCTCACTGGgtttcagacagacaggatAACACAGTGAAAGCTGAGTGTGTTTGGATTCATTTGCAGAGATCCAACCAGTGGACAGGGAAACTGGTGTTAATGAGGAGATTATATCTATTAGCCACATGTTTATAgtcaaaaaaagattaaaacaatTTCTCAGTGTCACTGTTTCACTGAGTGGAGACTATTGAATACTTTCTTTCTAATTACTGATCCTATATTTAGATTTCCTTATGAGAACCTTCATATTaccttttgtatttttaatttcagCAATCAATTTTAAAAGCCACTATTAAAAAAGACCTCTCTTGTGTTGAGTAGTCAAACACCAGCACCACAGTGTCCTCCAGTGGAGAAAGTTGAAACAAAGTAAAAGCCAGAGGCCGATCCACTCGGTTTGCATGATGGATCACCGACAATTTCATTTGTAGAGTGTGACATAGCATTCAATTTATGGTTGTGTAATTCATCCAAAGCAATGAGAGTTCTAAAAATGGAATTAAATCTAACCTGTGAAGATATTGTAAGGGCAAATAAGTGTGGGTGGACTGCATGATTTAACTGCAACATGTCCCACAGCAGGTAATTGGTAATGAATATTAAGCCCATTTCTCACAAGTACATGATGAGACGTGTTCTCCACTGAAATTAAAAGAGAATATACTACAATATGACCATTATTGAGATTAGTTACATGGGCAATaaccttttatatttttatatattttgtatttaataacaaagttacattttgaacaCGATATAAGAGGATGTCATGTATTGATAGTGTTGAGTTGGTTAATTTATACCTAATACAGTTATGGAATGTAACTCAGCACATTTACTCACTGTGAAAATTTGAAGTACTtgacttgagtatttccattttatgctactttttaATATACTCAGACACACATTTCaaaggtaaatattgtacttttgactCCACTAGTACTGGTTAGtagttacatactgtacaaaacacATTCAATATGATGCTTTGTACCCAATATTATGTAAAGCAGTCAATATTAGCTACACCGTAACCAAGTGCAAcattaaaatgacaataatacaTCACTAacaataatccaataatatataaCAGTAGAACTCTCACACAGGCCATTTTTCTCCATTAACTTTTAAATGCTGGACTGccacttgtaatggagtatttaaACAGTGtaatattgctacttttacttaagtaaaggatccaacTTCTTCCTACAACACTGTACTTCAGAACACTTCAAATTTAACTCTATTGTCTTTCAAGAGAAAATTGTCTTTCAGCCAGGTGAAATACATATTGCACACAGACTTgaaagtatataaaaaaaacattacaaaaaaatctataaatTCTATGATATGAATAGAGAAAACTGAGAGAAAATTGCAGACAGGTACCTAAACTGATGACTGATCTCTGTAGATTTGATGTGATAGGTGACGGTATACTCAGTGGAAtgaaaatacatgtttacaGTTAGAAGGATATTAGAAAGGCTAGAAAAGATATATTCAAATAACATCAAAGCTCGTGGGAGGGCAATTCTGCAATGATAACTGCAAATAAAGAGTCTAAGGCCCATCAATATCAGACGGGAGACTGCTAAGCCAAAAGCCTCTTAAACCACATTTTTGCTGTGGGACAGATTAACTGGCACATACTTAAAGgttaaaaaggttaaaaagtaTACATATCTCTGAACTAACTTGAGTTGTATCTAAACAACACTTAAACTTAAACACTTGATTTTAGATAGTACAGCCTATAATGGTGCAAGAGAATGCATTTCTGAACCCTAAGGCAACCAAGTACATTTTCATAGTTATATTAAAAGTATGGAAATCTCATTTGAGTACAGCTCATATTGtgcaaattattttattatacatgCAAAACCATTAACTGATACTATTTTATCCATAAAGGCATCCCTTAATCAGGAATACAATATGATGTGTCACATATATTATTGCAtgcacagaaaaaacaaaacattctgcatgtAGTTGTTGACTGAACTGTATTAAAGTATATAAATGTAAACTTCACCTCTAATTATATTGTTGTAACGGAATTAGCTaatgtaaaattaaaattgaattAGTGCtatagggaaaaaaaactatttacatCAGCtataaacaaagaaataaagtcTCATGTCAGGGGGGAAAAAGCCCAGATTGCAGCGTACTGTACATGATGCAATCCCCTGAGAAGGACATGCTTGAACTTGCCATTTTAATTAGCTCTctgaacatgtaaacatgtagaAAAAGACACAGGAAAATAACACATCTTATGATGCTTTATTCCAAAGCCCTCTCCCAGGAGAAAACAAGCTTCTCAAACAACGTTATAGCACACAAACCCAGTCTCAGTTTTGCAACTGAGAAAACATAAATAGAGAACAGTTTATAGAGATAGTGCTGGAATACCTTGATACAAATTGCAAACTTCTGTTGTAGCATGTGTCAGTGATGAGAGTTAAGAACATAAATTAATAATAGCTGGTTGTCCCTATGCCCCCAATTAGTATAGACATGCATTGTTATATGGTTAATTGTCTtgctcctctgtgtcttttaaCATGCTCCCAGgacaggagggaggaaaggagcgCAAACTGAAGCATCAGCTGTGCATGTCAAAGCCTCTTGATAGCTCATTCAAGGCATCATCAGGCTGCTTTTGCATCAACAATAACCGCACACCATTGTCTCTGCGGGGGttgtttaaactgttttttttaactccacAGGGAAATA encodes the following:
- the ora2 gene encoding olfactory receptor class A related 2 gives rise to the protein MPSEEFVRGMLYLFLTVVGVPGNASIILAFLLLLYQENRLHPADVIVLHLACVNLLVVGVRCLLETLASFRLANIFGDVGCKAVIFVYRTSRSLSIWLTFVLSAYQCLSVASPGSRWASIRTLVAQYLGFLFLFLWLSNTCMSSAAILFSFSTKNASSPTDHGINVEFCSVSFPSQLSKEANGAIQVGRDVVPMALMALASLIILVFLYKHSQQVKGLRSSDGGGGSGGAEQRAAKAVVALVTLYVILYGVDNGLWVYTLTVRKTMTSSLISDLRIFFSSLYAALSPVVIIASNRKVNGRLRCVVHEKPVQEQATSISTM